In Drosophila yakuba strain Tai18E2 chromosome X, Prin_Dyak_Tai18E2_2.1, whole genome shotgun sequence, a single genomic region encodes these proteins:
- the LOC6524412 gene encoding uncharacterized protein LOC6524412, translating to MSKKYTNPVSKHFVYNERTRKSTCKRCHFDMAGRHSENLMRHLKRKHEDTYDSVLDEKRAIRAALAQQQANKNASIPAKKVQASKCPYPATRKKTYISKDDGAQHNAMETKAMVDDEETGNGSGNGNNKSNATDSQFENVFIGKSEIPDEEYQWTNSADLALEAVNVTVATKTTNTTTTTESNAKSTARAPSAAAPNSGGDEDYFLRYLGNKLSKYSTRTRNTVQFHINRILFKADMGRFEDTDSRTDEVDYDSP from the exons ATGTCAAAGAAGTACACGAATCCGGTGTCCAAGCACTTCGTCTACAACGAGCGGACGCGGAAAAGCACCTGCAAGAGGTGCCACTTCGACATGGCAGGTCGCCACTCCGAGAATCTGATGCGGCACCTGAAACGCAAGCATGAGGATACCTACGACAGTGTGCTCGACGAGAAACGAGCAATCCGTGCAGCACTCGCCCAGCAGCAAGCCAACAAAAATGCATCCATTCCCGCAAAGAAAGTACAGGCCTCCAAGTGTCCATATCCAGCGACACGAAAAAAGACTTATATTTCCAAG GATGATGGAGCCCAGCACAATGCCATGGAAACCAAGGCGATGGTGGACGATGAGGAGACTGGGAATGggagcggaaacggaaacaacaagagcaacgCCACAGACAGTCAGTTCGAGAACGTTTTCATTGGCAAATCGGAGATACCCGATGAGGAGTATCAGTGGACAAACTCCGCGGATCTGGCACTGGAGGCAGTCAACGTAACTGTGGCCACGAAGACCACTaatactactactaccacAGAATCCAATGCCAAGTCTACAGCTCGAGCgccatctgctgctgctccgaATTCTGGCGGGGACGAGGACTACTTCCTCCGCTATCTCGGCAATAAATTGAGCAAATACTCCACCCGCACGAGGAACACAGTCCAGTTTCACATTAATCGCATCCTGTTCAAGGCGGACATGGGTCGCTTTGAGGACACGGATTCCCGGACTGACGAGGTCGACTACGACTCCCCGTAG